A window of Notolabrus celidotus isolate fNotCel1 chromosome 11, fNotCel1.pri, whole genome shotgun sequence contains these coding sequences:
- the pex10 gene encoding LOW QUALITY PROTEIN: peroxisome biogenesis factor 10 (The sequence of the model RefSeq protein was modified relative to this genomic sequence to represent the inferred CDS: inserted 3 bases in 2 codons; deleted 3 bases in 3 codons), whose product MPLAPANQSQLIRSSQKDQYYQTFLRNNANETFQTLAGSKRWLDWRREIELLSDFVYYGLTTLQFDIPPSLGFQTLGEEYVNIVQVDPTKRQIPTXTRRGLFILCHAFFPYLLDKVLVCLENELEEGRRSEXGVSRRQAASGWWSLESWLKRWLQRAVGMLSEPQRRACLPVVFVLQQSLTLLHRLHVALFYISGSFYHLSRGRLESATARDGSEWRCDGTIRSSYRLLGAVSLLQLLITLCLQLNNFKTEARASQEWKLYRNLSPQKTQSPGSRAARCILCLEERRHSTSTPCGHLFCWECITEWCNTKAECPLCREKFLPHRLVYLRNYR is encoded by the exons ATGCCTCTCGCTCCTGCTAACCAGTCTCAGTTGATTCGGTCCAGCCAGAAGGATCAATATTACCAAACCTTCCTGAGAAACAACGCTAACGAGACTTTTCAGACACTTGCtg GATCGAAACGATGGCTGGACTGGAGGAGAGAGATAGAGCTGCTGTCAGACTTTGTGTACTATGGTTTAACAACTCTTCAG TTTGATATTCCCCCCTCTCTAGGTTTTCAAACTCTAGGAGAAGAGTACGTCAACATCGTCCAGGTGGACCCTACCAAACGTCAGATCCCCA AGACCAGACGTGGCCTCTTCATCCTCTGTCATGCCTTCTTCCCCTACCTCCTGGATAAGGTCCTGGTGTGTCTGGAGAACGAGCTGGAGGAGGGCAGGAGATCAGA AGGTGTCAGCCGGCGGCAGGCGGCGTCTGGCTGGTGGAGCCTGGAGTCGTGGCTGAAGAGATGG TTGCAGCGGGCCGTGGGGATGCTGTCAGAGCCTCAGAGGAGAGCGTGTCTGCCGGTGGTGTTCGTCCTGCAGCAGAGTCTGACGCTCCTGCACCGGCTGCATGTGGCTCTGTTCTACATCAGCGGCTCCTTCTATCACCTGTCCAGAGGGCGGCTGGAATCGGCTA CTGCGCGTGATGGGTCTGAATGGCGATGTGATGGGACCATCAGGAGTAGCTACAGGCTGCTGGGGGCCGTT tccctcctccagctgctcatCACGTTGTGTCTGCAGCTCAACAACTTC AAGACAGAGGCAAGAGCCAGCCAGGAGTGGAAGCTCTACAGGAACC TCAGTCCTCAGAAGACTCAGAGCCCGGGCTCCAGAGCTGCTCGCTGTATCCTCtgtctggaggagaggagacactccacctccaccccctgtggacacctCTTCTGCTGGGAGTGCATCACAGAGTGGTGCAACACCAAG GCAGAGTGTCCTCTGTGCCGGGAGAAGTTCCTGCCTCACAGACTGGTTTACCTCAGGAACTACAGATAG